Below is a genomic region from Tripterygium wilfordii isolate XIE 37 chromosome 12, ASM1340144v1, whole genome shotgun sequence.
AACCAATGAAACTCAGGTTCCTACATGAAAATATAAGACACTGAAGCCACAATCATGCTGATAACCGCAACTAAAGAGACAGAGGTAGAATATATTCCATCACTTTTTGTTGTTGGTGCTGATGGTGCTGGAGCTTCACTACTTCCACCATCTGATGGCGGTGCTGGTTCATCATTGGATGGTGCTGCTGGCTCATCATTCGATGGCGGCGACGGAGACTCTTTTGGTGGTGGAGTTGCTGGAGGTTCATCATTGGATGGTGGTGCTGGCTTATCATCCGATGGAGGCGATGGAGACTCTTTTGGTGGTGGAGGTGCTGGTTTATCATTAGATGGTGGAGGTGCTGGTTTATCATTagatggtggtggtgctggCTTATCATTCGATGGCGGCGGTGGAGACTCTTTCGGTGGTGAAGGTGCTGGTTCATTATTAGATGGTGGTGGCGCTGGCTTATCATTCGATGGCGGCTGCGATGGAGACTCATTTGGTGGTGAAGGGTTCGGTGATGATGGAGGGTTGGCTACaaaatgtcataaaaaaaacaattaaatcaACATCAAAATTCCAGAAGAAAATCTCAAAATCAATGTACctggagatggagatggggaTGGCGgagatggtggagatggagatggaggtgGAGGTGTGGCTGGGGCTGGGGCAGAACCTG
It encodes:
- the LOC120010566 gene encoding vegetative cell wall protein gp1-like: MYLNAAALPPSGSAPAPATPPPPSPSPPSPPSPSPSPANPPSSPNPSPPNESPSQPPSNDKPAPPPSNNEPAPSPPKESPPPPSNDKPAPPPSNDKPAPPPSNDKPAPPPPKESPSPPSDDKPAPPSNDEPPATPPPKESPSPPSNDEPAAPSNDEPAPPSDGGSSEAPAPSAPTTKSDGIYSTSVSLVAVISMIVASVSYIFM